The sequence below is a genomic window from Spirochaetae bacterium HGW-Spirochaetae-1.
CTTGTGCCAGCATGGCCACGCGCCGCTGGTGGCCGGCCGTGTAAGGATCCCGGAGTTCTACTGCCGAAACAATGGCTTGCACTGTACCCTGGAGGGTTTTCTCCAGCACCTGCATCTGTTCCTCTATTTTCTTTTCGGCCGTTTTCCTCATTTCGATTTCACGCCGCAGTTCCTCGGTCTGCTGTTGTACCATGAATTCCAGGTTTTCCTGGTAGCGCTTGTTTTCCCGTAGGAGCTGGGACCTCTCGATGGCCCTGCTGATGGAGTGGATCAGTATGTTCATGTCAAAGAGGGGCTTCATGAGGTAGTCCCAGGCCCCCAGCTTGACCGCTTCTATGGCCAGGGAGATATCACCCGTTCCCGATACGGCTATGACGGGGATGTCAGGATATTCTCCGCTGACGTGTGTTATCACATCCAGGCCGTTCATCTCCGGCATCATGAGATCACACAGCACCACGTCGGGAGCTGCTGTCCTTATCATCTCGATTCCTTTCCTGCCGTTTTCAGCCTCGATGACCGAGTAGCCATGATCCTCCAGAAAGTCGGTCATGGTCTGGCGGAGGATATATTCATCGTCGATGACGAGGATTGTTGGGCTTATGCTGTTCATGCGCGGTTTCCCGTATCCTGTTAGTTCCTCTGCTAATACCTTCGTTTATGGCAAGGATTGCTTATTCTTCAAATCTTATGGAGACCTGCCTGAAGTATACACTCTTATGAAGTGGTATACAAGTAATTAATTCAGGAAAAATGTATTGGATCGGCATAGAGTACTTCATTGAAGGGAGTCTCAAAATAGCTCGCCAGTCAAACCGTGGGATCGAGGAGATCAACTATGTAATCTTTCATATCCATATTAATGTCGGATATATCGGTATCGGTAAAGCAGAGAATATACAATAGCCGAATGGTGCCCAATAAAACCGTTTGAATGGTAAAAGACCAGTTATGC
It includes:
- a CDS encoding two-component system response regulator, with the translated sequence MNSISPTILVIDDEYILRQTMTDFLEDHGYSVIEAENGRKGIEMIRTAAPDVVLCDLMMPEMNGLDVITHVSGEYPDIPVIAVSGTGDISLAIEAVKLGAWDYLMKPLFDMNILIHSISRAIERSQLLRENKRYQENLEFMVQQQTEELRREIEMRKTAEKKIEEQMQVLEKTLQGTVQAIVSAVELRDPYTAGHQRRVAMLAQVIARNMSLDDFSIAGLTTAGTIHDLGKLSVPSEILSKPSRLTGAEFNLVKDHARSGFELLKGIDFPWPVAKIVYQHHEKIDGSGYPLGIGGSEITPEAKILTVADVVEAIASHRPYRASMGVELAVEEIRKKRGIQYDPETVDSCIAVLNQKLFSF